The following proteins come from a genomic window of Nostoc sp. TCL26-01:
- a CDS encoding type I polyketide synthase gives MKKSAAIAIIGMGCWYPGARNLRQLWENILARRQEFRQTPDQRLPLSEYYDPDSAVPDKTYGSRMAVIDGFEFDWMSKRIPKTVVETADIAHWVALEVAMQALEDAGYTRTNVPIERTGVLLGNTMTGEFSRSTNVRLRWPYVRRALVASLEAKGMPAPVIDSVAETMEDYYKSVFSPITEDTLSGNLSNTIAGRICNFFNFHGGGYTVDGACSSSLVAVANAATSLSNGDLDLAFAGGVDISLDTFELIGFAKTGALTKQDMTVYDRQASGFIPGEGCGFVVLKRLEDARADGNYIYAVLNGWGISSDGKGGLTAPSREGQATALRRAYERAGYSPQTLDFIEGHGTGTPVGDRVELEGIALAMKADGEVGDRICGVTSFKSIVGHTKAAAGVGALIKATIAVNRRILPPVAGCKEPNVVFETSARCLYPILQGQVRTQTDILRAGVSAMGFGGINCHVTLESGDPPATHLEPSITEKALLVSHQDTEIFVLAAASVSALLRRTLTVSQIAAGLSVSELVDLAAHLTRELEPQLPIRATVIASTATELVERLSLLEKLLRETPPAPGKTVVSPQKEVWIGNAVRRHRVGFLFPGQGSQKLNMVRSLVERYDWAEDLVTQADAWLSEIGSPGVREKIYLPLDRVVNQEQLTEWSKTLANTQVAQPAICLASLIWQRYLNRLGIKPVAVGGHSLGELSAVYAAGGFDEKTLLCLAGVRGQAMSVASDRPGAMASLGCSRETAEALLRQVSGYIVLANINSPLQIVVSGEQASIEQVVELAVAGGIRAVRLPVSNGFHSQLVAPAAEFLGQHELMPDQLTEIAVPVFSSIDGQQLAPGLSLREYFSKQAIAQVDFVSLVKTLEQKCDLLIEVGPGKVLSGLVSDIANELLCLPVESKPGVDRDLNVMLSALFIHGADLNWETVYEGRLVHPFIPASQRIFIENPLERPFQVSPASVTPMPQMFESAPTTNSVPWEILADYFSQRGKFLTEVIKADVQTQQPMLSTPISNREKVPVSSVSHQVPVANTEVSVAVKQDQATSVESLLMSLIAQQTGFPQESITLQIRLLDDLNLDSIKAGEVIATVAREVGVAGLIDPTTLANATIQEVAEALRQATPNHHGTIAVNGTNGAKNGSTITVSIENLLVNLIAQQTGFPQESITLQIRLLDDLNLDSIKAGEVIATVAREVGVAGLIDPTTLANATIQEVAEALRAATPESNGNGHYETAAKNESNVVLKEAVGVALREAIALKTLTDDQQQPAQVRDYIVQAVPEEFTPVTLGKHSEEKWQTANVLILCEAGEQEIAEILSGQLSDRNSQVQTVSFTEARTQALITSSDFTHFIAILPRTSNKELSADGRLLDIIERLRSIATPPTTPRVLREHTTIAYIQFSGGLFGTQPPLADIEQCCTVGFAASVHLERADLKVRVVDFSPTVSPANLAECVIKELTTAHVYLSVGYDQQLTRYIPRPLVQEPVDYQRREIIWSADDVILVTGGGKGITAESALALARNTGVRMALIGRSPHPHGNVERRGGGSTEIARTLERFNAEGLTCQYYECDIADLDAVTSLLTQIRQDLGEITGVIHGAALNKPRLVEQVSAESALDELKPKLKGVLNLCQLLANTSLKLFVGFSSVIGITGMQRNAWYGFANEALDLILRRFQHQHPEVAVITMAFSVWEEVGMGARMGSVRNLAKMGIKAIPKDAGVARFLHLIKNDPGDTRIVIAAPMQALSAFESSGLDTWYPQRFLPRAELKFLERILLCEPGVEILARTHLSLERDSYLLDHLYKGSYLFPTVFGLEAMAQAVAYVTGEQSFPAVRIEDIRLERPIVVDPNKGVDIEIYAEVPEREFKNSGRRVYVSIKTEQTGFAINHFSATFILGVENNPPIEQINLPEAPLDIDPQKDLYSWLLFQGPSFQRLQQIYTLNSRECVFQTQRNAFSTETQEGSLNRAQGPFWLGDPYCRDSLLQVGQLVIPQDLCLPIQIDSIEIYQPDNQVSSYIGVTQPQGREGKQYQNTVFVTTADGQLVERLSGYQLRILENRKDNPTVEELANPTQRDEWILRRKLSNQAHLFRVTAPEVALAYTPGIHSLSPSDRHKLEIPLFEQAIAQLINSNPHLLPEFQITWTDSGKPVIAGLDNQNIAVSLSHDERVCISVAGYGMQGCDIEPVTHRTRQDWTALLSNSRELLMQQLIGAKSSVAHAGTRIWTAVEALRKATERKSIDLLIDSIEGDSVLFLDTAANSQLKVLTFPVKLTRGVEKMVAVVVQDIKPSK, from the coding sequence ATGAAAAAATCTGCTGCTATTGCAATAATTGGCATGGGCTGTTGGTATCCTGGTGCGAGGAATTTACGACAACTTTGGGAAAACATACTCGCTAGAAGACAAGAGTTTCGCCAGACACCAGATCAGCGCTTACCCCTTTCAGAGTATTATGATCCAGACTCTGCCGTCCCAGACAAGACTTATGGAAGTCGGATGGCTGTGATTGATGGGTTTGAGTTTGATTGGATGAGCAAGCGCATCCCTAAAACAGTTGTCGAGACTGCGGATATTGCTCACTGGGTAGCTTTAGAAGTGGCAATGCAAGCTTTAGAGGATGCTGGTTACACCCGCACTAACGTACCGATTGAACGGACTGGGGTGTTATTGGGGAACACCATGACAGGGGAGTTTTCCCGTTCTACTAACGTCAGGTTGCGCTGGCCTTATGTCCGCCGGGCTTTAGTGGCTTCTCTAGAGGCTAAAGGTATGCCAGCACCAGTGATCGATTCTGTGGCAGAGACAATGGAGGATTATTACAAATCTGTATTCTCCCCCATTACTGAAGATACACTTTCCGGTAATCTTTCTAATACGATCGCCGGCCGCATCTGTAACTTCTTCAACTTCCACGGTGGCGGTTACACAGTCGATGGGGCTTGTTCTTCTTCATTAGTAGCAGTGGCAAATGCAGCTACATCTTTAAGTAATGGTGATTTAGACTTAGCCTTTGCTGGTGGTGTTGATATTAGTTTAGATACCTTTGAATTAATTGGCTTTGCTAAGACTGGCGCACTGACAAAGCAAGATATGACAGTTTACGATCGCCAAGCCAGTGGCTTTATTCCGGGAGAAGGATGTGGTTTTGTCGTCTTGAAGCGCTTAGAAGATGCTCGTGCTGATGGCAACTATATATATGCAGTCTTGAATGGTTGGGGAATCTCTTCTGACGGCAAAGGCGGACTAACAGCACCCAGCCGGGAAGGACAAGCCACAGCCTTACGCCGCGCCTATGAACGAGCAGGTTACAGTCCGCAAACACTTGATTTTATTGAGGGACATGGTACAGGAACACCAGTAGGCGATCGCGTAGAATTAGAAGGTATCGCCCTGGCGATGAAAGCTGATGGTGAAGTAGGCGATCGCATTTGCGGTGTCACCTCCTTTAAATCTATCGTTGGTCATACAAAAGCGGCTGCGGGTGTTGGCGCACTGATCAAGGCTACCATCGCTGTCAACCGCCGGATTCTCCCACCAGTAGCCGGTTGTAAAGAACCAAACGTCGTATTTGAAACTTCTGCGCGTTGTCTCTATCCCATTCTCCAAGGACAAGTCCGCACTCAGACAGATATTCTCCGGGCTGGGGTTTCGGCTATGGGATTTGGTGGGATTAATTGCCACGTCACGCTGGAATCTGGTGATCCACCGGCAACTCATCTCGAACCATCGATTACGGAGAAAGCCTTACTAGTTTCTCATCAGGATACAGAGATATTTGTGTTGGCTGCCGCATCTGTTTCTGCCTTGTTACGTCGGACATTGACTGTGAGCCAGATTGCCGCAGGCTTGAGTGTGAGTGAACTAGTTGATTTGGCGGCTCATTTAACCCGCGAACTAGAACCCCAATTACCCATCCGGGCAACAGTAATTGCCAGTACAGCGACAGAATTAGTAGAACGCTTGAGCCTTCTGGAAAAACTGTTGCGGGAAACACCCCCAGCGCCAGGAAAGACAGTTGTCAGCCCCCAGAAAGAAGTGTGGATTGGCAATGCAGTACGTCGCCACCGCGTCGGCTTTTTGTTCCCTGGACAAGGTTCGCAGAAATTAAATATGGTGCGATCGCTTGTAGAGAGATACGATTGGGCAGAAGATTTAGTCACCCAGGCGGATGCTTGGTTGAGTGAAATTGGTTCCCCAGGGGTGAGGGAAAAGATTTATCTGCCTCTTGACCGAGTTGTGAATCAGGAACAACTCACAGAATGGTCAAAAACCCTAGCAAACACTCAAGTTGCTCAACCCGCGATTTGTCTGGCTTCCCTGATTTGGCAGCGCTACCTCAATCGCCTTGGCATCAAACCAGTGGCTGTGGGTGGTCATAGTTTGGGAGAATTGAGTGCTGTTTATGCCGCCGGAGGATTTGACGAAAAGACACTTCTGTGCTTGGCTGGTGTGCGTGGACAGGCGATGTCAGTAGCCAGCGATCGCCCAGGGGCTATGGCTAGTTTAGGTTGTTCACGAGAAACAGCTGAAGCCCTGTTGCGTCAAGTTAGTGGTTATATCGTCCTGGCAAATATCAACAGTCCTTTGCAAATAGTCGTTTCTGGGGAACAGGCTAGTATTGAGCAAGTCGTTGAGCTAGCTGTGGCTGGAGGTATCCGTGCCGTCAGACTACCAGTTTCCAACGGTTTCCATTCTCAACTAGTTGCACCTGCTGCCGAGTTTTTAGGTCAACATGAACTGATGCCAGATCAACTGACAGAAATAGCTGTACCAGTATTTTCCAGCATAGACGGACAACAGCTAGCACCAGGATTGTCATTACGGGAGTATTTTAGCAAGCAGGCGATCGCTCAAGTAGATTTCGTCTCTCTAGTCAAAACCCTAGAACAGAAATGCGACCTGCTGATAGAAGTGGGGCCGGGGAAAGTGCTTTCTGGTTTAGTCAGTGATATTGCCAATGAGCTACTTTGTTTGCCAGTGGAATCCAAACCCGGTGTTGATCGGGATTTGAATGTCATGCTCTCCGCCCTATTTATCCACGGCGCTGATCTTAACTGGGAAACTGTTTACGAAGGTCGGTTGGTTCATCCGTTTATCCCCGCGTCTCAACGCATCTTTATTGAGAACCCCTTGGAGCGTCCATTCCAGGTGTCACCGGCGAGTGTAACGCCCATGCCGCAAATGTTTGAGTCTGCACCTACCACCAATTCAGTACCGTGGGAGATCCTAGCTGATTACTTCTCACAGCGCGGCAAGTTTCTCACAGAAGTCATCAAAGCGGATGTGCAAACTCAGCAGCCAATGCTTTCTACTCCTATCAGTAACCGAGAAAAAGTGCCTGTAAGCAGTGTTTCTCATCAAGTACCTGTTGCAAATACAGAAGTTAGCGTTGCTGTCAAGCAAGACCAAGCTACTAGTGTAGAAAGTTTGTTAATGAGTTTGATTGCTCAACAAACAGGATTCCCCCAAGAGAGCATCACCCTGCAAATCCGTCTATTAGATGACCTGAATTTAGATTCCATTAAAGCCGGAGAAGTGATCGCTACAGTGGCTAGAGAAGTTGGTGTGGCAGGTTTGATTGACCCAACAACTTTGGCTAATGCAACCATCCAAGAGGTAGCGGAAGCATTACGGCAAGCTACGCCCAATCATCACGGCACTATAGCAGTAAACGGGACAAATGGGGCAAAAAATGGGTCAACGATTACTGTTAGCATTGAAAACTTATTAGTCAACCTGATTGCTCAACAAACCGGATTCCCCCAAGAAAGCATCACCCTGCAAATCCGCCTATTGGATGACCTGAATTTAGATTCCATTAAAGCCGGAGAAGTCATCGCTACAGTCGCCAGAGAAGTTGGCGTGGCAGGTTTGATTGACCCAACAACTTTGGCTAATGCAACCATCCAAGAAGTTGCTGAGGCGTTGCGTGCTGCTACACCAGAGAGTAACGGCAATGGTCATTATGAAACAGCCGCGAAAAATGAGTCAAATGTAGTGTTGAAAGAAGCGGTGGGTGTAGCATTAAGAGAAGCGATCGCACTCAAAACCTTGACTGATGATCAGCAACAGCCAGCGCAAGTTCGTGATTACATTGTTCAGGCAGTACCAGAGGAATTTACACCAGTTACTTTGGGTAAACATTCTGAGGAAAAATGGCAAACGGCAAATGTATTGATTCTCTGTGAAGCTGGTGAGCAAGAGATAGCAGAGATATTATCTGGGCAATTGAGCGATCGCAATTCCCAAGTGCAAACGGTGTCTTTTACGGAAGCACGGACTCAAGCATTAATCACCAGCAGCGATTTTACCCATTTTATTGCTATCTTACCGCGCACAAGCAACAAAGAGTTATCAGCAGACGGACGTTTGCTCGATATCATCGAACGCTTACGCAGCATCGCCACCCCACCAACAACGCCGCGAGTTCTCCGTGAGCATACAACGATCGCCTATATCCAATTTAGTGGGGGACTGTTTGGGACACAACCACCGCTAGCAGATATCGAGCAGTGCTGTACAGTGGGTTTTGCGGCTAGTGTGCATCTGGAACGAGCTGATTTAAAGGTGCGGGTAGTTGATTTCTCACCTACCGTTAGTCCCGCGAACTTAGCTGAATGCGTCATTAAAGAACTTACCACCGCCCATGTTTACCTATCTGTCGGCTATGACCAGCAGCTAACTCGTTACATTCCTCGTCCCCTGGTGCAAGAACCAGTTGACTATCAACGCCGGGAAATTATTTGGTCAGCCGATGATGTCATTCTCGTGACTGGTGGTGGCAAAGGCATCACAGCAGAGTCTGCCCTAGCCTTGGCCAGAAATACAGGGGTACGCATGGCACTGATTGGTCGTTCACCACACCCTCATGGCAATGTGGAAAGACGCGGCGGTGGCAGTACAGAGATAGCCCGGACTTTGGAAAGATTTAACGCTGAGGGATTGACTTGTCAATATTATGAATGCGATATTGCCGACCTGGATGCAGTTACATCTTTGTTGACACAAATCAGACAAGATTTAGGCGAGATTACAGGTGTAATTCATGGGGCTGCTCTCAACAAACCCCGGTTAGTAGAGCAAGTATCTGCGGAATCTGCGTTGGATGAACTCAAACCCAAGCTCAAAGGCGTTTTGAATCTGTGCCAACTCCTAGCCAACACATCACTAAAATTGTTTGTTGGTTTCTCATCCGTCATCGGCATCACTGGGATGCAGCGCAATGCTTGGTACGGCTTTGCCAATGAAGCCCTGGATTTGATTTTACGCCGCTTCCAACATCAACACCCAGAAGTTGCGGTGATCACAATGGCATTTAGTGTCTGGGAAGAAGTCGGTATGGGTGCAAGGATGGGCAGTGTTCGTAATCTGGCGAAGATGGGCATTAAAGCCATTCCCAAAGACGCAGGCGTAGCCCGATTCTTGCATTTAATCAAAAATGACCCCGGAGATACCCGCATCGTTATTGCTGCCCCAATGCAAGCCCTCTCTGCGTTTGAATCAAGCGGTCTAGATACATGGTATCCCCAGAGATTTTTACCCCGTGCCGAGTTAAAATTCCTAGAACGCATTTTGTTATGTGAACCGGGAGTGGAGATCCTAGCCAGGACACACCTTAGCTTGGAAAGAGATTCTTATCTGTTAGATCATCTGTATAAAGGTTCCTATCTGTTCCCCACTGTGTTTGGTTTAGAAGCAATGGCCCAAGCGGTTGCCTACGTCACAGGTGAGCAGAGTTTCCCTGCCGTCCGCATTGAAGATATTCGCCTGGAACGTCCCATCGTTGTAGACCCCAACAAGGGAGTAGACATCGAAATATATGCAGAAGTACCGGAACGAGAGTTCAAAAATTCTGGACGACGGGTGTATGTGAGTATCAAAACAGAGCAGACGGGATTTGCAATCAATCATTTTTCTGCTACATTTATCTTAGGTGTAGAAAATAATCCACCAATTGAGCAAATCAACCTTCCAGAAGCTCCTTTAGATATTGACCCACAAAAAGACCTATACAGTTGGCTGCTGTTCCAAGGCCCTAGTTTTCAACGCCTGCAACAGATTTATACCCTCAACTCCAGAGAGTGTGTCTTCCAAACCCAAAGAAACGCATTTTCAACAGAAACTCAAGAAGGGAGTTTAAATCGCGCCCAAGGGCCATTCTGGCTGGGAGATCCTTATTGCCGCGACTCACTACTGCAAGTTGGACAACTGGTAATTCCCCAAGACCTGTGTTTGCCCATCCAGATTGACAGCATTGAAATCTACCAACCAGATAATCAGGTTTCTAGCTATATCGGGGTGACACAACCACAAGGTCGAGAAGGGAAACAGTATCAAAATACAGTGTTTGTCACCACTGCCGATGGACAACTGGTAGAAAGGCTCAGTGGCTATCAACTGCGGATACTAGAAAACCGTAAAGATAATCCCACTGTCGAAGAACTAGCTAACCCAACGCAAAGAGACGAGTGGATTTTGCGCCGGAAACTGAGTAATCAAGCGCATCTTTTCCGAGTTACAGCTCCAGAAGTTGCCTTAGCTTACACTCCTGGCATCCACAGTTTATCACCAAGCGATCGCCATAAATTAGAAATACCTCTATTTGAGCAGGCGATCGCTCAATTGATAAATAGCAATCCTCATCTGTTGCCAGAATTCCAAATCACATGGACAGATTCAGGAAAACCAGTGATTGCGGGACTAGATAACCAGAATATAGCAGTTTCTCTTTCCCATGACGAGCGAGTTTGTATCTCTGTGGCTGGATATGGAATGCAAGGTTGTGACATCGAACCAGTCACCCATCGCACCCGACAAGACTGGACAGCCTTACTGAGTAATTCCCGTGAACTGTTAATGCAACAGTTAATTGGGGCTAAAAGTTCCGTAGCTCATGCTGGTACGCGAATTTGGACTGCCGTGGAAGCCTTACGTAAAGCTACTGAAAGAAAGTCGATTGATTTACTCATCGACAGTATAGAAGGAGACAGTGTTTTATTTCTGGATACTGCGGCCAACAGTCAACTTAAAGTCCTCACTTTCCCAGTCAAACTGACAAGAGGTGTCGAAAAAATGGTGGCTGTAGTAGTGCAAGATATCAAACCTAGTAAATAA
- a CDS encoding lycopene cyclase family protein, with product MNNHQSQVYDVVIMGAGIAGVSQARHLLLNIPNIKIALIDPRPEERTDKDLKVGESTVEISTMFFGKELGLYDYLIENHPPKYGLNFHWAKQPENTESIDDYHHIWCTRQPSLASTLMNRAKFETDVLKMNKQMGASFYNGRVVDVDLTPGDNLNTVKVKVEDGYVELKAKHVVDAAGRKFIVGRKTDNLIFDSEDLYGLNNGSAWVRVKNVDRTIFHSGYDPLGATCSHYYATNHMMGHGHWVWVIPTDTQTMELSIGVAHHHSVIPPQTVNTKEKFYAFLEANHNLIYRLLKSGEEIDFHYLPRLAHKSKTMFSQDNWYVVGDAAAIFDPFYSLGMVMMTFGIESTTEIIRAKLAGEPDAEKKRAVYNAFNIGTIRSNNHLIHAHDRQLGHASIMSWRIFLENMWWFGIIVPLYVGKWHLDLPFLRKFGQQGRHIITSLMTDVYQQCDQLIEGQANLGLMYTHRADQLPFHYYVTRDYDTYLQDTKYEPKKCNVYAYMKNTYFFVALWYIKFLWKGFGITALLKPRNLHHLFKLFKAAGECVIDELVFKFKNRKSPVSNVIAQARKEFEDYEYRPELQPWTQNQNIVEPVVHSNGKVTTPVPELANLKF from the coding sequence ATGAATAACCATCAATCTCAAGTCTACGATGTTGTCATCATGGGTGCTGGCATCGCCGGAGTTTCTCAAGCCCGCCACCTGCTACTCAACATTCCTAACATCAAAATTGCCTTAATCGATCCTCGTCCCGAAGAACGTACAGACAAAGACCTCAAAGTTGGCGAATCAACTGTAGAAATTTCCACCATGTTTTTCGGTAAAGAATTGGGTTTATATGATTACTTAATTGAGAATCATCCACCCAAATACGGCTTGAATTTTCATTGGGCCAAACAACCAGAAAATACAGAATCAATTGACGATTATCATCACATTTGGTGTACTCGCCAGCCTTCTCTTGCTTCCACCCTGATGAACCGTGCCAAGTTTGAGACTGATGTCTTAAAAATGAACAAGCAGATGGGAGCTAGTTTTTACAATGGTCGGGTAGTAGATGTAGATTTAACCCCAGGTGATAATCTTAATACTGTTAAAGTCAAAGTTGAAGATGGTTATGTAGAACTGAAAGCCAAACACGTTGTTGATGCAGCCGGTCGTAAGTTCATTGTTGGGCGCAAAACTGACAATCTTATCTTCGATTCAGAAGACCTCTATGGATTAAATAACGGCTCGGCTTGGGTGCGAGTAAAAAATGTTGATCGCACAATCTTTCACAGTGGTTATGACCCATTAGGAGCCACTTGTAGCCATTATTATGCTACCAATCACATGATGGGACATGGGCATTGGGTATGGGTAATTCCTACAGATACACAAACAATGGAATTGTCCATTGGCGTAGCTCATCATCATAGTGTTATCCCTCCACAAACCGTCAACACCAAAGAAAAATTCTACGCCTTTTTAGAAGCAAATCATAACCTCATCTATCGCCTACTCAAGAGTGGTGAAGAAATCGACTTCCATTACTTACCAAGATTAGCTCATAAGAGCAAGACGATGTTTTCTCAAGACAACTGGTATGTAGTTGGTGATGCGGCAGCTATTTTCGATCCTTTCTATTCCTTGGGCATGGTAATGATGACCTTTGGCATTGAAAGTACCACAGAAATTATCCGAGCCAAGTTAGCTGGTGAGCCAGATGCCGAGAAAAAGCGGGCTGTTTATAATGCTTTCAATATCGGCACAATTCGCTCTAACAATCATCTCATCCACGCTCATGATAGACAACTTGGTCATGCGAGCATTATGAGCTGGCGCATCTTCTTAGAAAATATGTGGTGGTTTGGTATCATCGTACCTTTGTATGTTGGTAAATGGCACTTAGATTTACCATTCCTGCGTAAATTTGGTCAACAAGGTCGTCACATCATCACCTCTTTAATGACTGATGTTTATCAACAGTGTGATCAACTAATTGAAGGACAAGCCAACCTGGGCTTAATGTATACCCATCGAGCCGATCAATTACCTTTTCATTATTATGTAACGCGGGACTATGACACTTATTTACAGGACACTAAATACGAACCCAAAAAGTGTAATGTCTACGCCTACATGAAAAACACTTACTTCTTTGTGGCACTGTGGTATATTAAATTCCTCTGGAAAGGTTTCGGGATTACAGCCTTATTAAAACCACGCAATCTTCATCACCTATTTAAGTTGTTCAAGGCAGCCGGTGAATGTGTCATAGATGAATTGGTTTTCAAATTTAAAAATAGAAAATCCCCAGTCAGCAATGTCATCGCTCAAGCGAGAAAAGAGTTTGAGGATTACGAATACCGACCTGAGTTGCAACCTTGGACACAGAATCAGAATATAGTCGAACCAGTTGTACACTCCAATGGTAAAGTTACTACACCAGTTCCCGAATTAGCCAATCTCAAATTTTAA
- a CDS encoding cupin domain-containing protein: MSSRVEAFVFPNVTPDADAPSYLFLPDGPITLLKRSETTGGKYSLMETIVPPGGASPPHIHHDENEWLYVADGNMQLVIGDKFYPDPDQIPGVNAPRDTLYAFDAPAGTLFFGRKNYIHGIRNVGTTTGKVLLITDPGGFENLIREVSEVVPDLSNLPPYNPATLSLLAQKSHDFGLVGSFTFEQFGDIVVDHNFAFPDNHADELVALLSDDVTEVPEPTALVGFFIFGTTGAISIWKRQRKAANKVA, from the coding sequence ATGAGTTCTAGAGTAGAAGCATTTGTATTTCCCAACGTGACACCAGATGCAGATGCACCATCCTATTTGTTTCTCCCAGATGGGCCAATTACCCTGCTCAAAAGGAGCGAAACGACAGGAGGAAAATACTCGCTCATGGAAACTATAGTTCCCCCAGGAGGTGCTTCACCACCCCACATTCACCATGATGAAAATGAATGGTTGTATGTTGCAGATGGAAATATGCAACTAGTTATCGGAGATAAGTTTTATCCTGATCCAGATCAAATTCCTGGAGTGAATGCTCCTAGAGATACTCTGTATGCTTTTGATGCTCCCGCCGGTACTTTGTTCTTTGGCCGAAAGAACTACATCCACGGCATCAGAAATGTGGGGACTACAACAGGAAAAGTATTGCTAATTACCGATCCTGGTGGATTTGAGAACCTGATTAGAGAAGTAAGTGAAGTAGTTCCCGACTTATCCAATCTGCCACCATATAACCCAGCAACCCTCTCTTTACTGGCACAAAAGAGCCATGATTTTGGATTAGTTGGTAGTTTTACTTTTGAGCAATTTGGAGATATCGTCGTAGATCACAATTTTGCCTTTCCAGACAATCATGCTGACGAGTTAGTTGCTTTGTTGTCTGATGATGTGACAGAAGTTCCCGAACCTACTGCTTTAGTAGGCTTTTTTATATTTGGGACAACGGGGGCAATTTCTATCTGGAAGCGCCAACGTAAAGCGGCTAATAAAGTAGCTTAG
- a CDS encoding PEP-CTERM sorting domain-containing protein (PEP-CTERM proteins occur, often in large numbers, in the proteomes of bacteria that also encode an exosortase, a predicted intramembrane cysteine proteinase. The presence of a PEP-CTERM domain at a protein's C-terminus predicts cleavage within the sorting domain, followed by covalent anchoring to some some component of the (usually Gram-negative) cell surface. Many PEP-CTERM proteins exhibit an unusual sequence composition that includes large numbers of potential glycosylation sites. Expression of one such protein has been shown restore the ability of a bacterium to form floc, a type of biofilm.) translates to MKLFGVGVLSSLLLALAVTPKAEAFVFPKITPDPDAPSYLFFDGQPFTFVKRGETTNGQYTLRETIVPPGKGAFPHIHQDDDEWLYVEEGILRIFTGENIYQGDGLIPGVNAPKDILHAYDAPAGTLIYAPRYRIHGVLNPTNTPSKLKVLWNPPGFEEIFKEPGIIQVTDLSNVPTAPPDYPRTYAQASGKFGLVSSIAYDQFGEIVFDDSILQEDNRADYVLQIIADGSREVPEPSAISGMLIVGATGAVTIWKRKRKSVSKVG, encoded by the coding sequence ATGAAATTATTTGGAGTTGGTGTACTTAGCTCATTACTATTGGCTTTAGCTGTAACTCCCAAAGCAGAAGCTTTTGTCTTCCCTAAAATCACACCAGATCCGGATGCGCCATCCTATTTATTCTTTGATGGACAGCCATTTACCTTTGTTAAAAGGGGCGAAACTACCAATGGTCAATACACATTGAGAGAGACTATTGTTCCACCAGGAAAAGGTGCTTTCCCACATATCCATCAAGATGATGATGAATGGTTGTATGTGGAAGAGGGAATTTTGCGCATCTTTACAGGAGAAAATATCTATCAGGGTGATGGACTGATCCCTGGAGTCAATGCTCCGAAAGATATCTTGCACGCTTATGATGCACCTGCTGGAACCTTAATTTATGCCCCAAGATATCGCATCCACGGAGTTTTAAACCCCACAAATACACCATCGAAATTGAAAGTTTTGTGGAATCCTCCTGGATTTGAAGAAATCTTCAAAGAACCAGGGATCATACAAGTCACAGATTTGTCCAATGTGCCAACTGCGCCTCCTGATTACCCCCGGACATATGCTCAAGCATCTGGCAAATTTGGACTAGTTTCTAGTATTGCTTATGACCAATTTGGCGAGATAGTATTTGATGACTCTATTCTCCAAGAAGACAATCGTGCTGATTATGTGTTGCAGATCATAGCTGACGGCTCTAGAGAAGTGCCGGAACCTTCTGCTATATCGGGGATGTTGATTGTGGGTGCGACAGGGGCAGTTACTATCTGGAAACGCAAACGTAAATCAGTGAGTAAGGTCGGTTAA